Within Coffea arabica cultivar ET-39 chromosome 4e, Coffea Arabica ET-39 HiFi, whole genome shotgun sequence, the genomic segment caataaaatcctaactctttatgcctttcctctattataagaatCGTGTACCCATTttgccataaacaaatttatttatcggataaaaaaatttatttatcaaaaaaataaaaataaacccgtttcTCAATAAAACATCAACTCTTTATGCCTTTCCTCCCTTATAAGAAAAGAGTATCCATTTTgccataaataaatttgtttatcgaataaaataaaaataaactcttttttcaataaaaaaccagttctttatgactttcctccattataagaatatagtacccatttttctaaaaaaatattatttatcgaataaaataaaaatgaacccgtttttcaataaaacacaagctctttatagttttcctctattataagaacagagtatccattttttcataaataaatttatttatcggatgaaaaaataaatatatttttcaataaaataccaGTTCTTTATAATTTTCCTCCGttcactacaacaaaaaaggGTATTAGCGACAACAACTTTAGGAAGAAGTAGAAAGCTTGACGCTCTTAAGAGGCTTATAGCAAGGAAAAGGACAATACCTCACCAAAAATTGGAGCCATCATATACTCTGCGAGGGCAAGGACTTTTCTCGCTTAAAATTCTCGCCAAAAGGAGAGCGGGAAAGCTTCCCTCCAAATACTGATTTTAGTGGGCCAAAGTTTCTATGTTATTGGTGAGAAATCATGGgtgtttttttgtgaaaatttcaaaattttgctccCTTTCAATTTTTAGCAGAGCCGcgcattgaaaattttttaaccaTTCCCGGCACAGCACTTGTCAAGCCTAGCACCACATGAATTTCAAGCCTTCCACACTTGCAAGGCTACTTTCCCAAATATTGTTCTCAGATCAGAGCGCTCGAAAGTTCAATTGCAACCTCCCCTGCACCTTTCtccttctatctctctttccctctctatCAATTTTCAGTTTCCCATAGACATATGGTTCCCCTCTTCCTCTCTAGCATCCAGATCTGAATTTATACAATCATTGATACACTTTAAAGACCCTTCCGATGCAATGGCAGACTTCAAGGAAAAGCGATGGTGTAGGTtttttaatatgttattttaGAAAATGGGTCCGTGATCCCGATTTTGTTAGGAATTGTTGGGGTATGTAGATTGTTAATTTTGATTGCCAAGCTTTCATTTGAGCGATCAGCTTCTAAAAGGTCAGAGAGGCTGTTGAGTCTTGTATTTGGGGTTCTTGGGTTTTTCTGGCCATATTGAAGACTGTTGGCTGTGACTTGTCACTTATTGATTTTACGTCAATTTTAAAATCAATGAAAAACCTTCAGCAGTCAGATGGGAGGTAATTTCTCTGTTCAAATTCATTCTTAAGACTCTGATTTAGGGGTACATCATTTGTGGGACCATGTAAGGTAATGTGTTTCATGGCCTTGTGTTTCTGGGGAACATGGATTCCCCTCCATCCTCGGATACTTGTCAAATTGCCAACTTTTAAGATAGATCTGTCGATATATTGATTTATTACCTGATTCATATtgtgattttgagcaaaaaataTAGGTATGATTTGCTTGTAGACCATGACTTTATCATCTTTGTTAGCATATCATATATCAAACTCCAGAGAgtatagaaaaaaaaagtaaagaattAGCAACGAAAGAAGTATTTGCAACCTTTGTCCAACCTACCTTTTGTTCCATTCTAGATCACAGCTGGAAAATTTCTTTCACATGTTGAGAAATTACCTGCACCACTGCATTCACTgaagaacaataaaaaaaaaggctgcAAAATGCTTAGCTTTGCTTATCTCTTAAATGCTGCTATGTGTTAGCATCCATCTTCTATATCCTCaattgtttatttgtttatttatttattgaagaCAGTTTCTCATTCCTGAGCTAATTTCTATTCTCTGAAATTACTCTTGGCAGGAATAGTGTCAAActggaagaaaaaattttggttgcATCACGCATACTCTAACATTTGTAGTTGCCACATCACTGTTATAACTTGAAGATTTTGTGATTTGTCATTGTAACATCGATTAAGAAAATGACCTAAAGGAGTCCGATCTTTCTAGCTTTGACATTGTTCTTAATTCTAGTCGCTATatttttcacttcttttttATCTACCGGTTGATTCTTGACTAATATTACAAACTGATACATGAAAGCTGTTGTCTTTTTCCAGTTTTATGCCTACTCATTATGGTGCAGAGACAGATCTCCGTTTTGTATTTTGTGCAGGTGAGGAAGATGCTTTTAGGTCCTTCTTATTGAAATTCTTATACTGATAGATAATACTAACAGTTTAATGTATCAGTGGCCATCTGCTTTTTGTTGGGCAATTGGAGTGGTCTGGACAGAGAGAAAGCAAAGGATTACATAATAGAGTGTCAGGTATGTAAAGCTTGTATGACATGCTTAgtttgtttaattattcaagTTGCAAACAAATGTTCCTATTGTGTATTTGTGATACATTTAAGATGTGCTTACAAGTGTTGTCCTTGCAGTCATATGATGGTGGTTTTGGGTTGATTCCTGGTTCGGAATCACATGGTGAGTGGACACAATTGTGTATGATCTTGGAATCTGCTTGATCTTCAGCGCATTGAATTTTTTCTCCGGTCTTTTTTCCCGCAAATAAACAAACTTCTCTTTGTTTCTTTGGTAGTCTTCAATGGTTTTTTATCAACTTATCTTTTTCAGTTACTTTTGCTAGGTGTCATTGTACTcgattgttttttttctttctaaaccCATAATATTAGTGGTGTTGGATGCAGCTTTATTCTGCTTCCCTTTCACATACAATTTGAAAATCAAACAGCTGTATCTTTTTAGCAGCAGGTTATTTGTTGAACAACATTGGTCTTTTTCTGCTaggttattctttttttttgtccattTGATTCTGCCAGGTTAttcttgttttgtttgtttatttttgtttttaacagCGTTGTTCTTTTTGTATGGAATGTCACTGTTTACCCGCAGGTTGTTTGGTACTGGGTAGTGGTTGCTCAACTTTTTTCCTTGGGGGGgatcatttttattatttttgcaagcaatagattttctttttttttaacttttcttcAAGGCTGTTCCTATATGAATTTACTCCTCGAATGATTAGTGACTTCTGGATCTGGGAGATGCTTCATGTTTCCTAATTCAATTTTGTTCTCCATTTGAGAATGCTGAAAAATTGGGAGAAACATAATAGTAGGATACTATGAAAGTGCTGTGGTTGGCCCAACATGCTGCTGATGAAGCATACGTGCGAGTGCTGTGGTTGGCCCAACATGCTGCTGCGAAGAAGAGCTTTGTTGGCAATTGAGCTCTcgacatttttcatttttcttttggcttttagCTGTAGAATTGCTGTTTAGGGAAAAAAGATATTGGCTTTTGGCTTTAGGCTTTGAGTATCTTTGTGCTTTGTACCGTTGAAaaatggttgaaaaaaaaagtagcaaCCACAGTCACAAAGCTGCTTTTGGCAACTTTCTTGCAAGAAAATCATTTAGTTGCATTTGATCGTCTTTGGTAAGAGGTCGATGGTTTCTAATTAAAGAAGTTACTTGTTCATGACAAAATGGGCGCTCTTTTTTTATAATGGaaaaaagtcataaagagttagtgttttattgaaaaatgagtttatttttattttatccgattgACAAATTCCTTTTTACTTtcaaaatgggtactctgttcttatgatggaggaaagtcataaagacctggtattttattgaaaaaatgggtttatttttattttatctgataaataaatttgtttatggaaaaatgggtgcTCTGTTCTtaaaatggaggaaagtcataaagagccagtcttttattgaaaaacaggtttatttttattttatccgataaataaatttatttatgaaaaaatgggtactctgttcttataatggaggaaagtcataaagagttggtcttttattaaaaaatagatttatttgtattttatctgataaataaatttatttatgaaaaaatgggtactctgttcttataatggaggaaaaccataaagagctggtcttttattagaaaataaatttatttttattttattcgataaataaatttagttataaaaaaaatgggTACCCTGTTCTAATAATGGAGGAAAATCATAAAGAGCTGACCTTTTATGGGAAAGTGATACTTTACACAAAGTGACCGcaatttggtttatgaaataatcccaaataaaaatttagaatg encodes:
- the LOC113741355 gene encoding geranylgeranyl transferase type-1 subunit beta-like, whose product is MKNLQQSDGSFMPTHYGAETDLRFVFCAVAICFLLGNWSGLDREKAKDYIIECQSYDGGFGLIPGSESHGEWTQLCMILESA